TTGCATTATAGCGTGCCAAATCTTTGGTTCTGTACCCATCTTTCAATACGTGCTTAATCGCATTATCAATGCGATCGGCCGCTTTGATTTCACCAAGAGAAAATCTTAGCATCATCGAAGCACTCAAAATCGTCGCAATAGGATTAGCAATACCTTGTCCAACAATATCTGGCGCGGATCCATGAATCGGCTCATACAAACCAACACTGCCCCCAATGGAAGAAGATGGTAACAAGCCGATGGAGCCACTCATCATACTCGCCTCATCACTCAAAATATCACCAAAGATATTTCCGGTTAAGAGGACATCAAACTGTTTTGGTTCTCTCACGATTTGCATCGCGGCATTGTCTACATACATATGGGTTAATTCTACTTCAGGATATGAAATGGCTACTTCTTCGACAACACTACGCCACAAACGACTCACTTCCAAAACATTGGCTTTATCTACCGAACAGACTTTTTTCTTACGCTTCATAGCAGATTCAAAAGCCACTTTTGCGATTCTTATGATTTCTTCTCTCGTATAGACCATCGTATTGTAGGCTCTTTGACCATCATTTTCTCGTGGCTCACCAAAGTAAATGCCACCGGTCAATTCTCGCACGACCAATAAATCAACACCTTTTAAAACTTCTGGTTTCATACTACTTGCATCTAAGAGTTCATCAAAAACTGCAACCGGTCGTAAATTGGCAAAAAGTCCCAGTGCTTTTCTGAGTTTCAAAAGTCCCGCTTCAGGTCTCAGTTCACTGGCTAGATTGTCCCATTTATAGCCACCAATCGCGCCAAAAAGAATCGCATCGGATTTCAAACATCCCGCAATCGTAGCATCAGGGAGTGGATTTTTTGTCGCTTCATAGGCAACACCTCCCATCAAATATTCCTCATAATTGAGAGTAAAATCTTCTTTTTCAGACACAGCATTTAAAACTTTAACCGCCTCTTCTACAATTTCAGGGCCAATGCCATCCCCTCTTATTAATGCGATATTATATTGTTTGTCACTTTGGCTCATGATGCACTTTTCCTTTTAATCTCTTCTTTTGCATAGTTGATAAGACCGCCACTTGCGATAAGTTCTTGCATAAAAGGAGGAATCGGTGTAAATTTATAAATTTTATCTTTTGTCTCATTGATGATTTCACCTTTTTGCATATCAATTTTGAGCGTATCTCCCTCATCAATTTCATCTGTCTCATCAAGCTCAAAAATCGGCAATCCCATATTGAAAGCATTTCTGTAAAATATCCGTGCAAAGCTTTTGGCCACAACTGCTTGAATACCCGCTGTTTTCAAAGCAATAGGA
This genomic window from Sulfurospirillum sp. 1612 contains:
- the leuB gene encoding 3-isopropylmalate dehydrogenase, which produces MSQSDKQYNIALIRGDGIGPEIVEEAVKVLNAVSEKEDFTLNYEEYLMGGVAYEATKNPLPDATIAGCLKSDAILFGAIGGYKWDNLASELRPEAGLLKLRKALGLFANLRPVAVFDELLDASSMKPEVLKGVDLLVVRELTGGIYFGEPRENDGQRAYNTMVYTREEIIRIAKVAFESAMKRKKKVCSVDKANVLEVSRLWRSVVEEVAISYPEVELTHMYVDNAAMQIVREPKQFDVLLTGNIFGDILSDEASMMSGSIGLLPSSSIGGSVGLYEPIHGSAPDIVGQGIANPIATILSASMMLRFSLGEIKAADRIDNAIKHVLKDGYRTKDLARYNAKEVCTTEQIGSIIAKYVAQED
- a CDS encoding 3-isopropylmalate dehydratase small subunit, whose amino-acid sequence is MSTENAKVWKFGDNIDTDLIIAARYLSTSNPEALAQHVMEDADPEFVNKMQAGDIIVAGENFGCGSSREHAPIALKTAGIQAVVAKSFARIFYRNAFNMGLPIFELDETDEIDEGDTLKIDMQKGEIINETKDKIYKFTPIPPFMQELIASGGLINYAKEEIKRKSAS